In one window of Melospiza melodia melodia isolate bMelMel2 chromosome 21, bMelMel2.pri, whole genome shotgun sequence DNA:
- the OVCA2 gene encoding esterase OVCA2 encodes MAEARPLRLLALHGYRQSACRLRQRTGALRKALRGRAELVPIDAPHRLPASAEDDPDGDDPPRGWWFSGPGTFEAGEAAAAPAGLEESLSAVAAALAEHGPFDGLLGFSQGAALAAMVCALRARGDPRFPVAFAVLVAAFASRAPAHGHFYREPIALPSLHVVGDTDAVIAAALSRELAQCFVEPVVLSHPGGHFIPAAAAQKKAYLEFLERFCPGQGQAERPEAGEAREGAL; translated from the coding sequence ATGGCGGAGGCGCGGCCGCTGCGGCTGCTGGCGCTGCACGGGTACCGGCAGAGCGCCTGCCGCCTCCGCCAGCGCACCGGCGCGCTCCGCAAGGCCCTGCGCGGCCGCGCCGAGCTGGTGCCCATCGACGCGCCGCACCGCCTGCCCGCCAGCGCTGAGGACGACCCCGACGGGGATGACCCCCCCCGCGGCTGGTGGTTCTCCGGGCCCGGCACGTTCGAGGCGGGCGAAGCGGCCGCGGCTCCGGCGGGGCTGGAGGAGTCGCTGTCGGCCGTGGCGGCGGCGCTGGCGGAGCACGGGCCCTTCGACGGGCTGCTGGGCTTCAGCCAGGGCGCGGCGCTGGCCGCCATGGTGTGCGCGCTGCGGGCCCGCGGCGACCCGCGCTTCCCGGTGGCCTTCGCCGTGCTGGTGGCCGCGTTCGCCAGCCGCGCCCCGGCACACGGACACTTCTACCGGGAGCCCATCGCCCTGCCCTCGCTGCACGTCGTGGGCGACACGGACGCCGTGATCGCAGCGGCGCTGAGCAGGGAGCTGGCGCAGTGCTTCGTGGAGCCCGTGGTGCTCTCGCACCCCGGCGGGCACTTCATCCCCGCGGCTGCGGCGCAGAAGAAAGCCTACCTGGAATTCCTGGAACGCTTCTGCCCCGGGCAGGGCCAGGCCGAGCGCCCAGAGGCTGGGGAGGCTCGAGAAGGGGCTCTGTAA
- the DPH1 gene encoding 2-(3-amino-3-carboxypropyl)histidine synthase subunit 1: MAAPVRAGSAAPVPAKARARQVAQQIPEEILGNAELREAALALPPNYNFEIPKTIWRIRQAGARKVALQMPEGLLMFACTIADIIERFTDAEAVVMGDVTYGACCVDDYTARALGADFLVHYGHSCLIPIDSTQGLKMLYVFVDIKIDASHFLETIRFNFAAGTSLALVSTIQFVSTLQAVSQELRSQYKVCVPQCKPLSPGEILGCTSPRLAQDTDAIVYLGDGRFHLESIMIANPGIPAYRYDPYSKVFSQEHYSHERMHRARQDAILTASSARSWGLILGTLGRQGSPSILQHLESRLRALGRPYVRVLLSEIFPSKLKLFPEVDVWVQVACPRLSIDWGEAFSKPLLTPYEAAVALQDIEWQQPYPMDFYASQSLGPWTVNHGGTQPPRRARPAQGKPPAPPAPPEGGEQPSTGDLAAP; this comes from the exons ATGGCGGCCCCCGTGCGGGCCGGGAGCGCGGCCCCGGTGCCGGCCAAAG CCCGAGCCCGGCAGGTGGCCCAGCAGATCCCCGAGGAGATCCTGGGCAACGCGGAGCTGCGGGAGGCGGCTCTGGCCCTGCCCCCCAACTACAACTTCGAGATCCCCAAGACCATCTGGCGCATCCGGCAGGCTGGTGCCAGGAAGG TGGCCCTGCAGATGCCAGAAGGGCTCCTCATGTTCGCCTGCACCATCGCTGACATCATTGAGCG GTTCACGGATGCAGAGGCAGTGGTGATGGGAGACGTGACCTACGGCGCCTGCTGCGTGGATGACTACACGGCCCGGGCCCTGGGCGCCGACTTCCTGGTGCACTATGGACACAGCTGCCTCA TTCCCATCGACTCCACCCAGGGGCTGAAGATGCTCTATGTGTTTGTGGACATAAAGATCGATGCATCCCATTTCCTTGAGACCATTCGCTTCAACTTTGCAGCAGGCACCTCCCTGGCCCTGGTCAGCACCATCCAGTTTGTCTCCACGTTGCAG GCAGTGTCACAGGAGCTGCGTTCCCAGTACAAGGTGTGTGTGCCCCAGTGTAAGCCACTGTCCCCAGGAGAGATCCTGGGCTGCACGTCACCCCGGCTCGCTCAGGACACGGATGCCATTGT gtatTTGGGCGACGGGCGCTTCCACCTGGAGTCCATCATGATCGCCAACCCAGGGATACCTGCATACAG GTACGATCCCTACAGCAAAGTGTTCTCTCAGGAGCACTACAGCCACGAGCGCATGCACCGCGCCCGGCAGGACGCCatcctcactgccagctctgcccgcTCATGGGGGCTCATCCTGGGCACGCTGGGGCGTCAGGGCTCCCCCAGCATCCTGCAG CACCTGGAGTCACGTCTCCGTGCCCTGGGCCGGCCCTACGTGCGGGTGCTGCTGTCTGAGATCTTCCCCAGCAAGTTAAAGCTCTTCCCAGAAGTGGATGT GTGGGTGCAGGTAGCCTGTCCCCGGCTCTCCATTGACTGGGGAGAAGCCTTCAGCAAGCCACTGCTGACACCCTATGAG gctgcagtggCTCTCCAGGACATCGAGTGGCAGCAGCCTTACCCCATGGACTTCTATGCCAGCCAGTCCCTGGGGCCGTGGACGGTGAACCACGGTGGCACCCAGCCCCCGCGCCGCGCCCGGCCGGCACAG gggaagCCAccggcgccccccgccccgcccgagGGTGGGGAGCAGCCAAGCACCGGGGACCTCGCAGCCCCGTGA